A single genomic interval of Bacillus smithii harbors:
- a CDS encoding ArsB/NhaD family transporter, which yields MSQAAIIALSIFIITYIFIILEKFHRTIVAIIGGLLMIVFGVLTQEQAIDHIDFNTIGLLIGMMVIVSIASETGLFHYIAIWSAKKVKADPIKLLIILSLITAFGSAFLDNVTTVLLIVPMTFNITNRLKINPVPYLLGEVFASNIGGTATLIGDPPNMMIGSAVKELTFLSFMNNLAPVCFLVLLVTIAILAFLFRKQLTTSAVLKEKLLALDEKKEITNAVLLKKCLSVLLITIVGFFFHPLLHVETAVIALLGAFILLLWTGGEYLESALKKVEWTTLFFFIGLFVIVGGLVETGLISALGKKAIEITGGNVTIASFLILWLSAIVSAFVDNIPFVSTMIPLVQTMGDLGIKNLEPLWWSLSLGACLGGNGTLIGASANLIVAGLAAQLGVKITFTSFLKIGFPLMLISILISSVYIYLRYLW from the coding sequence CGAACCATTGTTGCTATAATCGGTGGATTGTTGATGATTGTATTTGGCGTATTGACACAGGAGCAGGCCATTGATCATATTGATTTTAATACGATCGGATTGTTGATTGGCATGATGGTCATAGTATCGATTGCCTCAGAGACAGGCTTGTTCCATTACATTGCCATTTGGTCGGCCAAAAAAGTGAAGGCAGATCCAATCAAATTGCTTATTATCCTTTCCTTAATTACAGCTTTCGGTTCCGCATTCTTGGACAATGTGACAACGGTGCTTTTAATCGTGCCGATGACTTTCAACATTACGAACCGCTTGAAAATCAACCCGGTTCCTTATTTATTAGGAGAAGTGTTCGCTTCCAACATCGGCGGAACCGCCACATTAATCGGCGATCCGCCGAACATGATGATCGGAAGCGCCGTTAAGGAATTAACCTTTCTGTCCTTTATGAATAACTTGGCCCCCGTCTGTTTCCTTGTGTTGCTCGTTACGATCGCCATTCTCGCCTTTTTGTTTCGAAAACAGCTCACCACCTCGGCAGTTCTCAAAGAAAAGCTGCTCGCTTTGGATGAAAAAAAAGAAATAACCAATGCAGTACTTTTGAAAAAATGTTTGTCCGTCCTGCTTATCACGATTGTCGGCTTTTTTTTCCATCCGCTTCTGCATGTTGAAACAGCCGTGATCGCTCTGTTAGGAGCTTTCATACTGTTGTTATGGACGGGAGGAGAATATTTGGAATCAGCTTTGAAAAAGGTGGAGTGGACAACCCTTTTCTTCTTTATAGGACTGTTTGTCATTGTGGGCGGGCTGGTCGAAACAGGACTTATTTCCGCACTCGGCAAAAAGGCGATAGAAATAACCGGCGGGAATGTGACGATCGCATCGTTTTTGATTTTATGGCTAAGCGCGATTGTTTCGGCGTTTGTCGATAATATTCCTTTCGTTTCCACCATGATCCCGCTTGTCCAAACGATGGGCGATTTGGGAATTAAGAATCTCGAACCGCTGTGGTGGAGTTTATCTCTTGGTGCCTGTCTTGGCGGAAATGGTACGTTGATCGGCGCCAGCGCCAACTTAATCGTAGCCGGTCTTGCCGCCCAACTAGGCGTCAAAATCACCTTCACTTCGTTTTTAAAAATCGGATTTCCGCTTATGCTTATTTCGATTCTTATCTCAAGCGTCTATATTTATCTTCGTTA